The DNA segment AACCTTTTTAGTTGGGATTTTGTTTCTTTTAATGACACTATTTACCGTTCCCGGATCAGCATGGTATTTTGCACTAATTTCTGAAATTGTATAACAGTTACCTACTTCAAAAACTTGTTTTTCCTCAATCTTTTCTTTTTCCGGCGCAATTTTTACCACAGTAAATATTGATTCCAAATCCGACTTACAAACTCGGGTTAATCTTTCACCAAAATTATGTGCTGAAATTCTATTGCTTTTGATTAATCTATAAATTGTATCCTTCGACATTCCAAAAAATATTGCAGCTTCACCTACAGAAAGATAAGGTCGAGTTTGAATTTCCGCAATTTTATTTATTGATTTTTCCAATAAAACTTGTTTAGCTTCTACTTCCTGAACTAGTCTTTTTTGTCTTTTTATAGATTTTTCCGAACAAAGTTTGCTACAAAATCTTGTAGTAACTGTTTTTGCTTCAAATGGTTTCTCACAAAATTCACAAAGTTTTGGTATCCTAAGATTACTAAAGCCCATAATTCCACTATTTTAAAAAAATAAAAATCAAATTAGCCTAAATAAGACATAATAAGAAGCAGATTGTCTGCTATTAAGACGCGGTACAAGTAAGATACAATAATACGATAAAAATCCATTAAAATCAACTATTATTAAAAAATGTTAAAAACAAAAAAATCGCTGTAAACATTACGTTTACAGCGATTTACTACTTAATTTCAATCGATGTTAATCGATGATAATTGCTAATTACTTGACTTCTTCGAAGTCAGCATCCTGAACATCTTCTGTTCCTGCATCTCCTTCTGGACTTCCTTGCGCTTGCTCAGCACCTGGTTGTCCGTTTTGAGCGTACATTTCTTCAGAAGCTGCCATCCAAGCTGCGTCTAAAGCTTCTGTTTTGGTTTTTACGCTGTCCATATCTTTTGCTTCGAAAGCTGTTTTCAATTCTGCGTGTGCAGTTTCGATCGCGGCTTTTTTGTCAGCTGATAATTTCTCGCCAAACTCTTTCAATTGTTTTTCTGTTTGGAAAATCAATCCGTCTGCTTTGTTGAAGATTTCAACTTCTTCTTTTTTCTTAGCATCTGAGGCGGCATTTTCTTCAGCTTCACGTTTCATTTTTGCGATTTCTTCTTCAGAAAGTCCTGAACTCGCTTGGATTTTAATAGACTGCTCTTTTCCGGTTCCTTTATCCTTTGCAGAAACACTCAAGATTCCGTTAGCATCAATATCGAAAGTTACTTCGATCTGAGGAACTCCTCTTTGCGCTGGTGGAATGTCTGACAAGTCAAATCTTCCGATTTCTTTGTTATCATTAAACATTGGTCTTTCTCCTTGTCCTACTCTAATAGAAACTGCAGGCTGATTATCACTTGCTGTTGAGAAAACCTCTGATTTCTTAGTTGGAATGGTTGTATTGGCATCAATTAATTTGGTGAACACAGAACCCATTGTTTCAATTCCTAATGAAAGTGGTGTAACATCTAATAGAAGAACGTCTTTCACATCACCAGTTAAAACTCCCCCTTGAATCGCAGCTCCTAAAGCTACAACCTCATCTGGATTAACTCCTTTTGAAGGTGTTTTTCCGAAGAATTTTTCAACTTGTTCCTGAATGATCGGGATTCTAGTAGAACCACCAACTAAAATTACTTCATCAATATCAGATGTTTGAAGACCTGCATCAGAAAGTGCTTTTTTACAAGGTTCCATAGAACGTCTTACTAAATCTTCAGCCAATTGTTCGAATTTCGCTTTGGTCAAAGTTTTTACTAAGTGTTTTGGACCTGTTGCAGTTGCTGTAATATAAGGAAGGTTAATTTCTGTTTGAGAAGCAGACGACAATTCTATTTTCGCTTTCTCTGCTGCTTCTTTTAATCTTTGCAACGCAATTGGATCACCTTTCAACTCAACACCTTCTGCAGTTTTGAATTCATCTGCCAACCAATTGATAATTACATCATCAAAATCGTCACCACCTAAATGCGTATCTCCATTTGTGGACAATACTTCAAATACACCGTCTCCTAAATCAAGGATCGAAACATCAAAAGTACCACCACCTAAATCATATACTGCGATTTTTTGGTCTTTGTGACTTTTATCTAAACCATAAGCTAAAGCTGCTGCCGTAGGCTCATTGATAATTCTTTCTACTTTTAAACCAGCGATCTCTCCTGCTTCTTTAGTCGCCTGTCTTTGTGCATCATTAAAGTAAGCTGGAACAGTAATTACTGCTCTTGTTACTTCTTGTCCCAAATAATCTTCAGCCGTTTTCTTCATTTTCTGAAGAATCATTGCAGAAATTTCTTGTGGAGTATATTCTCTGTCGTCGATTTTTACTTTTGCAGTATCGTTTGGACCAGCAACTACTTTGTACGGTACTCTGGAAACTTCAGAAGCATCATCTTTAAAGTGAGTTCCGATAAACCTCTTAATAGAGAAAACTGTTTTCGTTGGGTTGGTTACTGCCTGTCTTTTTGCAGGATCACCTACCTTTCTTTCGCCATCTTCTGTAAATGCTACAATTGATGGTGTTGTTCTTTTACCTTCTGCGTTAGGGATAACTACAGGATCTTTACCTTCCATTACCGCAACACATGAATTGGTTGTACCTAAGTCAATTCCAATTATTTTACTCATTTTATTTATTTTTTAATTATTTGCTATTTGCTTGTTGATGATCAACAATTCTCAAGTTTTATACCAAGCACTTTTTTATGACAAATTGACATATTGCCAATCGAATGACCATAAAAAAAGACACCTTAAATCATAAGATGCCTTAATAACTAAAAAATAAATTTTATTTTTTTAGAGTCATAATATACTCTA comes from the Chryseobacterium sp. SNU WT5 genome and includes:
- a CDS encoding helix-turn-helix domain-containing protein; the protein is MGFSNLRIPKLCEFCEKPFEAKTVTTRFCSKLCSEKSIKRQKRLVQEVEAKQVLLEKSINKIAEIQTRPYLSVGEAAIFFGMSKDTIYRLIKSNRISAHNFGERLTRVCKSDLESIFTVVKIAPEKEKIEEKQVFEVGNCYTISEISAKYHADPGTVNSVIKRNKIPTKKVGSFVYAPKNLIDKIFDGK
- the dnaK gene encoding molecular chaperone DnaK, with the protein product MSKIIGIDLGTTNSCVAVMEGKDPVVIPNAEGKRTTPSIVAFTEDGERKVGDPAKRQAVTNPTKTVFSIKRFIGTHFKDDASEVSRVPYKVVAGPNDTAKVKIDDREYTPQEISAMILQKMKKTAEDYLGQEVTRAVITVPAYFNDAQRQATKEAGEIAGLKVERIINEPTAAALAYGLDKSHKDQKIAVYDLGGGTFDVSILDLGDGVFEVLSTNGDTHLGGDDFDDVIINWLADEFKTAEGVELKGDPIALQRLKEAAEKAKIELSSASQTEINLPYITATATGPKHLVKTLTKAKFEQLAEDLVRRSMEPCKKALSDAGLQTSDIDEVILVGGSTRIPIIQEQVEKFFGKTPSKGVNPDEVVALGAAIQGGVLTGDVKDVLLLDVTPLSLGIETMGSVFTKLIDANTTIPTKKSEVFSTASDNQPAVSIRVGQGERPMFNDNKEIGRFDLSDIPPAQRGVPQIEVTFDIDANGILSVSAKDKGTGKEQSIKIQASSGLSEEEIAKMKREAEENAASDAKKKEEVEIFNKADGLIFQTEKQLKEFGEKLSADKKAAIETAHAELKTAFEAKDMDSVKTKTEALDAAWMAASEEMYAQNGQPGAEQAQGSPEGDAGTEDVQDADFEEVK